A single genomic interval of Syntrophaceae bacterium harbors:
- a CDS encoding glucose 1-dehydrogenase has translation MKTADLFRLDGKTALVTGGGRGIGRFIATGLAEAGANLVIASRKMKNLEAAAADIRQSCGAEVLPVACDVAREEDLDALVKAALDRFGRIDILVNNAGATWGAPTLQFPLERWDQVFSVNVRGVWILTQKVAGVMKAQGGGNIINISSIMGFRGSDESLHPAVPYNSTKAAVNALTMNLAVKLAPHKIRVNAIAPGFFRTDMMAYIETPDFKESYARAMELVPMRRFGDVDDMKGVAVFLASDASAYMTGHVLVVDGGFLAR, from the coding sequence ATGAAGACAGCGGATCTGTTCAGGCTCGACGGCAAGACGGCCCTGGTCACGGGCGGGGGCCGGGGAATCGGCAGGTTCATCGCCACGGGGCTGGCCGAGGCGGGGGCGAACCTCGTCATCGCCTCGCGCAAGATGAAAAACCTGGAGGCCGCGGCGGCCGACATCCGTCAGTCGTGCGGCGCGGAGGTCCTGCCCGTGGCCTGCGACGTGGCCCGCGAAGAGGACCTCGACGCCCTCGTCAAGGCCGCCCTCGACCGCTTCGGCCGCATCGACATCCTGGTGAACAACGCGGGGGCCACGTGGGGCGCCCCGACGCTGCAATTCCCCCTGGAGCGCTGGGACCAGGTGTTCAGCGTCAACGTCCGCGGCGTCTGGATCCTGACGCAGAAGGTGGCGGGGGTCATGAAGGCCCAGGGGGGAGGCAACATCATCAACATCTCCTCGATCATGGGCTTCCGGGGCTCCGACGAGTCCCTGCACCCCGCCGTCCCCTACAACTCCACGAAGGCAGCCGTCAACGCCCTCACGATGAACCTCGCCGTGAAGCTCGCCCCGCACAAGATCCGGGTGAACGCCATCGCGCCGGGCTTTTTCCGCACCGACATGATGGCCTACATCGAGACGCCCGACTTCAAGGAGTCCTACGCGAGGGCCATGGAACTCGTCCCCATGCGCCGCTTCGGGGACGTGGACGACATGAAGGGGGTCGCCGTGTTTCTGGCATCGGATGCCTCGGCGTACATGACGGGGCACGTCCTGGTCGTCGACGGGGGGTTCCTGGCGAGGTGA
- a CDS encoding MerR family transcriptional regulator, with protein MNYNTATAAAVTGLTVRQISYWDSSHFIKPSISEAAGYGSARLYSFGDLVQLKVAKTLKDQGISVQKMRKAVSYLKKHMPDIKKPLADLKFLTDGSSIFVLTKNDREVIDTLNQGQAVLTVAVGSIIEELKGQVLTLSKKRAYEVKVGKKKYPVVLHADTEDGGYWVEAADIPGCVSQGDTVEEALGMIKDAIEGCLAVLSGKKKARKAL; from the coding sequence ATGAACTACAACACCGCAACGGCGGCAGCGGTCACGGGCCTGACGGTCAGGCAGATCAGTTACTGGGACAGCTCGCACTTCATCAAGCCTTCCATCAGTGAGGCCGCCGGGTATGGAAGTGCCCGGCTGTACTCCTTCGGGGATCTCGTTCAGTTGAAAGTTGCCAAGACTCTGAAGGACCAGGGCATCAGCGTGCAGAAGATGAGAAAAGCGGTCAGTTATCTCAAGAAGCACATGCCCGATATCAAGAAACCTCTTGCCGATCTGAAATTCCTGACGGACGGGAGCTCCATTTTCGTTCTCACCAAGAACGACAGGGAGGTCATAGACACCCTCAACCAGGGACAGGCCGTCTTGACGGTGGCGGTGGGGAGCATCATCGAGGAACTCAAGGGCCAGGTGCTAACGTTGTCGAAGAAAAGGGCATACGAGGTCAAAGTGGGCAAAAAGAAATATCCCGTCGTGCTTCATGCCGATACCGAAGACGGCGGTTATTGGGTCGAGGCCGCTGACATCCCCGGCTGCGTGTCCCAGGGAGACACGGTGGAAGAGGCCCTCGGAATGATCAAGGATGCCATTGAGGGATGTCTTGCAGTGCTTTCCGGCAAAAAGAAGGCCAGGAAAGCATTATGA
- a CDS encoding type II toxin-antitoxin system HicA family toxin, whose product MSGLNNLRPQRVVKAFERAGWRIERTTGSHVILSKPGSSYILFPFTRGSRSSRDSSAI is encoded by the coding sequence ATGAGCGGGCTCAACAACCTCAGACCCCAGAGAGTCGTCAAGGCATTCGAGAGGGCTGGCTGGCGGATTGAGAGGACGACGGGCAGCCATGTGATCCTGTCAAAGCCGGGCAGTTCTTATATTCTATTCCCGTTCACAAGGGGAAGCCGATCAAGCAGGGACTCATCCGCCATCTAA
- a CDS encoding fructose-1,6-bisphosphatase, which yields MENNTRNISDYTKFIVDLRRHMWMAGVELDLRRLIWQIAITGKYISAKIHESNRKFAGLRNIHGDEQLALDKSADIILQNQLQYSGFVKAYCSEELDRIVSFEAPSSKYYVTADPLDGSSLVDTNLAIGTIIGIHRDSPLAAEGRITMVGAMYITYGPLITMVYSAGKGTHEFVLNREGEYVLSEENITFDEKGSIYSLGGLRKDWLPEHLKYVEALESEGYKLRYSGGFVPDINQVLIKRGGVFTYPGTKKDPKGKLRLIFELQPMAFLTEQAGGMATDGKQDILAIKPESLNHRSPIYIGSRYEVEKAREFMA from the coding sequence ATGGAGAACAACACGAGAAACATATCGGACTACACGAAGTTCATCGTCGATCTGCGCCGCCACATGTGGATGGCGGGCGTCGAGCTGGACCTGCGGCGGCTCATCTGGCAGATCGCCATCACGGGCAAGTACATCTCGGCCAAGATCCACGAGTCGAACCGCAAGTTCGCGGGCCTGCGCAACATCCACGGCGACGAGCAGCTGGCCCTCGACAAGAGCGCGGACATCATCCTCCAGAACCAGCTCCAGTACTCGGGGTTCGTGAAGGCCTACTGCTCCGAGGAGCTGGACCGCATCGTGTCCTTCGAGGCCCCCTCCAGCAAGTACTACGTCACGGCGGACCCCCTCGACGGATCGTCTCTCGTGGACACGAACCTCGCGATCGGCACGATCATCGGCATCCACCGGGACTCGCCGCTGGCCGCCGAGGGCCGCATAACGATGGTCGGGGCCATGTACATCACCTACGGGCCCCTCATCACGATGGTCTACTCGGCCGGCAAGGGCACCCACGAGTTCGTGCTGAACCGGGAAGGCGAATACGTCCTGTCCGAGGAGAACATCACCTTCGACGAGAAGGGCTCGATCTACAGCCTGGGCGGCCTGCGCAAGGACTGGCTGCCGGAGCACCTGAAGTACGTCGAGGCTCTCGAGAGCGAGGGATACAAGCTGCGCTACAGCGGCGGGTTCGTCCCCGACATCAACCAGGTGCTCATCAAGCGGGGCGGCGTTTTCACGTACCCCGGGACGAAGAAGGACCCCAAGGGGAAGCTCCGCCTGATCTTCGAGCTCCAGCCCATGGCCTTCCTGACCGAGCAGGCCGGGGGCATGGCCACCGACGGCAAGCAGGACATCCTGGCCATCAAGCCCGAGAGCCTCAACCACCGCTCCCCGATCTACATCGGGAGCCGCTACGAGGTGGAGAAGGCGCGGGAGTTCATGGCCTGA
- a CDS encoding MBL fold metallo-hydrolase: protein MVIKIWGARGSIPVCGQEYVRYGGDTTCIEIRTKNGRVIVVDAGTGIRRLGKSLLAEGLTEYDLIFTHAHWDHVIGFPFFRPLYSGKTRLRIHGCPFAEEFVRAMLGRMMSPPNFPVNYGDLKARIEYTEGCPEAFEIDSVTICPIDVSHPGGGKGYAFVEGGRRFVFMTDHELGHPHPGGLPYEKYVQFCAGADLLVHDAEFTGEEYERHRGWGHSSYLDALSLAMDAGARQFALFHINQDRTDRAMDKVVEHCRRIVRDANRQVGILGACCDMTFQL from the coding sequence ATGGTCATCAAAATCTGGGGTGCCCGGGGATCCATTCCCGTCTGCGGCCAGGAGTACGTCCGCTACGGCGGCGACACCACCTGCATCGAGATCCGGACGAAGAACGGCCGCGTCATCGTCGTCGACGCCGGCACGGGGATCCGGAGGCTGGGCAAGTCGCTCCTGGCCGAGGGGCTGACGGAGTACGATCTCATCTTCACCCATGCCCACTGGGACCATGTGATCGGCTTCCCCTTCTTCCGGCCCCTGTACTCCGGGAAGACCCGCCTGCGCATCCACGGCTGCCCCTTCGCGGAGGAGTTCGTCCGGGCCATGCTGGGCCGGATGATGTCCCCGCCCAACTTCCCGGTCAACTACGGGGACCTGAAGGCGCGCATAGAGTACACCGAGGGGTGTCCCGAGGCGTTTGAGATCGACTCGGTCACCATCTGCCCCATCGACGTCAGCCACCCCGGCGGGGGCAAGGGGTATGCCTTCGTCGAGGGCGGCAGGCGTTTCGTCTTCATGACGGACCACGAGCTGGGCCATCCGCACCCCGGCGGCCTGCCCTACGAGAAATACGTGCAATTCTGCGCCGGCGCCGACCTGCTCGTGCACGACGCCGAGTTCACCGGAGAGGAGTACGAGCGGCACCGCGGCTGGGGGCACTCCTCCTACCTCGACGCCCTGAGCCTGGCGATGGATGCCGGGGCCAGGCAGTTCGCCCTGTTCCACATCAACCAGGACCGCACCGACCGGGCGATGGACAAGGTGGTGGAGCACTGCCGGCGCATCGTCCGGGACGCAAACCGCCAGGTGGGGATACTGGGGGCCTGCTGCGACATGACCTTCCAGTTGTAA
- the nfi gene encoding deoxyribonuclease V has product MKFRQLHPWNVDYKAAVAMQAELRERLILEDGISGDIRLVAGADVSCARGDDRVFAAVVLLDAESLEVVEEAVYCGRTPFPYIPGLLSFREGPALLRAFGRLRNRPDAVLFDGQGIAHPRGFGLAAHLGLILDVPAVGCAKTRLIGSHGEPGPMRGQSSPLVHDGRVIGAVLRTRDRVKPVFVSQGHRVSLEGAVEIVLRCARRYRIPEPIRRAHMLVNRIRRQAGDA; this is encoded by the coding sequence TTGAAATTTCGCCAACTGCACCCCTGGAACGTCGATTACAAGGCGGCGGTGGCCATGCAGGCCGAGCTGCGTGAACGGCTCATCCTGGAAGACGGGATTTCCGGGGATATCCGCCTCGTCGCCGGGGCCGACGTCTCCTGCGCGAGGGGTGACGACCGGGTCTTTGCGGCTGTCGTGCTCCTGGACGCCGAGAGCCTGGAGGTCGTGGAGGAGGCCGTGTACTGCGGCCGCACGCCGTTTCCCTACATCCCGGGCCTGCTCTCCTTCCGCGAGGGGCCTGCCCTGCTGCGGGCCTTCGGCCGGCTGCGGAACCGGCCCGATGCAGTCCTCTTCGACGGGCAGGGAATCGCCCACCCCCGGGGATTCGGGCTGGCGGCCCACCTGGGGCTGATCCTGGACGTGCCGGCCGTCGGCTGCGCCAAGACACGGCTCATCGGCTCGCACGGGGAGCCGGGCCCGATGCGGGGGCAGTCTTCGCCGCTCGTGCACGACGGAAGGGTCATCGGAGCCGTCCTGCGGACGAGGGACCGCGTGAAGCCGGTCTTCGTCTCCCAGGGGCACCGGGTGAGCCTCGAGGGGGCCGTGGAGATCGTCCTGCGCTGTGCGCGGCGCTACCGCATCCCGGAGCCCATCCGCCGCGCGCACATGCTGGTGAACAGAATCAGACGGCAGGCGGGTGACGCGTGA
- a CDS encoding bifunctional riboflavin kinase/FAD synthetase, translated as MDVIRGLEKIPAKYECSVVTIGNFDGIHLAHQGLLRRVVAEAAERKCSGVVLTFEPHPQKVLHPERRPFYLLTTLEEKLRLIEGLGIDAVILIEFTPEFAKTSAERFVQSILWDRLHLVKLVIGHDTAFGNRKTGNEAFLRAMGQRLGFDVEAIEGVQVEGVLVSSTSIRNALLEGDVRRARQLLGRPYNLSGSVVKGYRRGSDIGVPTANIASEKELIPAQGVYAVTAMLEGRRHPGVLNIGYSPTFGDNRLTVEVHLLDFPREELYGKPIEVFFIERIRDEMKFESPQELVRQIGRDIDRARELLRPHLTES; from the coding sequence ATGGATGTCATCAGGGGCCTGGAGAAGATCCCCGCAAAATACGAGTGCTCCGTCGTGACGATCGGCAACTTCGACGGGATCCATCTCGCGCACCAGGGGCTCCTGCGGAGGGTCGTTGCAGAGGCCGCCGAAAGGAAGTGCAGCGGCGTCGTGCTGACCTTTGAGCCCCATCCCCAGAAGGTCCTGCACCCCGAGCGCCGCCCCTTCTACCTCCTCACGACGCTCGAGGAGAAGCTCAGGCTCATCGAAGGCCTGGGCATCGACGCGGTCATCCTCATCGAGTTCACCCCGGAGTTCGCAAAGACCAGCGCCGAGCGCTTCGTCCAAAGCATTCTCTGGGACCGGCTCCACCTCGTCAAACTCGTCATCGGCCACGACACGGCCTTCGGAAACCGAAAGACGGGCAACGAGGCGTTCCTGCGGGCCATGGGCCAGAGGCTGGGGTTCGACGTGGAGGCCATCGAGGGCGTGCAGGTCGAGGGCGTCCTCGTGAGCAGCACCAGCATCCGGAACGCCCTGCTGGAAGGGGACGTGCGCCGCGCCAGGCAGCTCCTGGGCAGGCCGTACAATTTGAGCGGCTCCGTCGTGAAGGGCTACAGGAGGGGCTCCGACATCGGTGTCCCGACGGCGAACATCGCCTCGGAGAAGGAGCTCATACCGGCCCAGGGGGTGTACGCCGTCACGGCCATGCTCGAGGGCAGGCGGCACCCCGGTGTCTTGAACATCGGCTACAGCCCCACCTTCGGCGACAACCGGCTGACCGTGGAGGTGCACCTGCTGGATTTTCCGCGGGAGGAGCTGTACGGGAAACCGATCGAGGTCTTCTTCATCGAGCGGATCCGGGACGAGATGAAGTTCGAAAGCCCCCAGGAGCTGGTCAGGCAGATCGGCCGAGACATCGACCGGGCCAGGGAACTCCTGAGGCCGCATCTCACGGAGTCCTGA
- a CDS encoding DUF3024 domain-containing protein: protein MALSEFTLRLVEKKLREYCAGRIHEALGHRLRLGWVIEGDCVTLFEERRSLLDSGKWVRLDMARFRFDPRTGKWTLYYSDAESAWHAYYLRPRANFEMLLREVDEDPVRVFWWGRG, encoded by the coding sequence ATGGCCCTTTCGGAGTTCACCCTCAGGCTGGTCGAGAAGAAGCTCCGCGAGTACTGCGCGGGGCGCATCCACGAGGCGCTGGGTCACCGCCTGCGTCTGGGCTGGGTCATCGAGGGGGACTGCGTGACGCTCTTCGAGGAGCGCCGCAGCCTCCTGGACTCCGGGAAGTGGGTCCGCCTGGACATGGCTCGGTTCCGGTTCGACCCGCGGACCGGCAAGTGGACGCTCTACTACAGCGACGCCGAGTCGGCGTGGCACGCCTACTACCTCAGGCCCAGGGCGAATTTCGAGATGCTCCTGCGGGAAGTCGACGAAGACCCGGTGCGCGTCTTCTGGTGGGGCCGGGGCTAG
- a CDS encoding DUF3047 domain-containing protein, with protein sequence MRRIRLLSWLSLAAIVAFANGDAAGAAERIPITTFTSSALENGVPPGWNLELRHGRPNIRIERLDLAGLHPARKRGSFGPGEAEASSRQGQYCLHLASDGESSFGISRQMKVNPKEFPYLNWKWAAVRLPDGADIRRRATDDQAAQVYVVFTPTGIPHALTAPLLGYIWDTECPKGTTATSPHPLAGRVRYVVLRNKTDRLGQWVTEKRNIYEDYRRLFKDINGGEPPEVVGVTFFINAHNTKTQAESLFCDAYFSKN encoded by the coding sequence TTGAGAAGAATCCGACTGCTCTCCTGGCTGTCCCTTGCAGCCATTGTTGCGTTTGCGAACGGCGACGCGGCGGGCGCCGCCGAGCGCATCCCCATCACGACGTTCACCTCGTCGGCCCTCGAAAACGGCGTTCCCCCGGGGTGGAACCTCGAACTGCGCCACGGCAGGCCGAACATCCGCATCGAGAGGCTGGATCTGGCGGGCCTCCATCCTGCCCGCAAGCGCGGTTCCTTCGGGCCGGGCGAGGCGGAGGCCTCCTCCCGGCAGGGGCAGTACTGCCTGCACCTGGCAAGCGACGGGGAGTCCTCCTTCGGGATCAGCCGCCAGATGAAGGTCAACCCGAAGGAGTTCCCGTACCTGAACTGGAAGTGGGCCGCCGTCCGCCTGCCGGACGGGGCGGACATCCGCAGGCGGGCCACCGACGACCAGGCCGCCCAGGTCTACGTGGTCTTCACGCCCACGGGGATCCCCCACGCCCTCACGGCGCCCCTGCTGGGATACATCTGGGACACGGAGTGCCCGAAGGGGACGACCGCCACAAGCCCCCACCCGCTCGCCGGGCGCGTCCGCTACGTCGTGCTGCGGAACAAGACCGACAGGCTCGGCCAGTGGGTCACGGAGAAGCGCAACATCTACGAGGACTACCGCAGGCTCTTCAAGGACATCAACGGCGGCGAGCCCCCCGAGGTGGTCGGCGTCACGTTCTTCATCAACGCCCACAACACGAAGACCCAGGCCGAGAGCCTGTTCTGCGACGCCTACTTCTCGAAAAACTAG
- a CDS encoding dehydratase, whose amino-acid sequence MAKEYLYLDDYRIGDRMVSPARTITEADIVNFAALTGDWHPLHTDIEYAAKTPFKGRIAHGMLVLSIGLALPFRLGEYSSYLPKSFIAFYGMEGVRFTAPTRIGDTIRCEVEVIEITDKGRDAGVLTVRNRIVNQRDETVATFVMKLYCGKRPA is encoded by the coding sequence ATGGCAAAGGAGTACCTGTATCTCGACGACTACCGGATCGGCGACAGGATGGTCTCGCCCGCCAGGACGATCACCGAGGCGGACATCGTGAATTTCGCGGCCCTCACCGGCGACTGGCACCCCCTTCACACGGACATCGAATACGCGGCAAAGACGCCCTTCAAGGGCCGCATCGCCCACGGCATGCTCGTCCTGAGCATCGGCCTCGCGCTCCCCTTCCGGCTGGGCGAATACTCGAGCTACCTGCCCAAGTCATTCATCGCCTTCTACGGGATGGAGGGGGTGCGCTTCACGGCGCCCACGCGGATCGGCGACACCATCCGCTGCGAGGTGGAGGTCATCGAGATCACCGACAAGGGCAGGGACGCGGGAGTCCTGACCGTGCGCAACCGGATCGTCAATCAGAGAGACGAGACGGTCGCCACCTTCGTGATGAAGCTCTACTGCGGCAAAAGGCCCGCCTGA
- a CDS encoding propionyl-CoA carboxylase — MTETSGKQSSRQQKREQEHRENREHWLAEEQKIYELWERAYNPGGQAQNDRLAQQGKKPPRQLIRQLIDPGTEFFELSRGAGFGIGYEGVMDVPCAGLVTGIGKIHGNWVMILANDSRVSAGAYYPISCKKHLRAQEIAERCGLNFVYIADSAGAYLPLQDRIFPGRNQFGHFFYNMCRMSAKGLKQYTLSTGGNTAGGAYIVYLACESIMIDKMSYSFLGGPPMVKSAIGETVSMEDLGGARVHTHISGGADHFVRSQDEGIEKLRELLAFDPKQTLHCERRKTVEPRVPADHLYSVLPKEVSRGINVREVIACIADDSYFSEYKRHYSIGRGDNVVCGKIHLKGIPVGVIASNNNGVIFVDSARKAIEWVIRCSTMKIPLLYIQNSPGYMVGTAEEYAGIGKYGSGMVRAVACTEVPRIQWVIGPDHGAANFGMSGRTFDPLFIFATMRARTSVMSGETAGFILTSLERANRKKRGQEMDEEAARKFQQGMIDKYNREAHPFYMEARLFNDGTLPLKDCRDALALGFEVAMLQPIKESNFGNFKF; from the coding sequence ATGACGGAGACGTCCGGGAAGCAGTCGAGCCGCCAGCAGAAAAGGGAGCAGGAACACCGGGAGAACCGCGAGCACTGGCTGGCGGAGGAGCAGAAGATCTACGAGCTGTGGGAGCGGGCCTACAACCCGGGCGGGCAGGCCCAGAACGACCGGCTGGCCCAGCAGGGCAAGAAGCCGCCGCGCCAGCTCATCCGGCAGCTCATCGACCCGGGGACGGAGTTTTTCGAGCTGAGCCGCGGGGCGGGCTTCGGGATCGGCTACGAGGGCGTGATGGACGTCCCCTGCGCGGGGCTCGTCACGGGCATCGGCAAGATCCACGGCAACTGGGTCATGATCCTCGCCAACGACAGCCGCGTGAGCGCCGGGGCCTACTACCCCATCAGCTGCAAGAAGCACCTGCGGGCCCAGGAGATCGCCGAGCGCTGCGGCCTGAACTTCGTCTACATCGCCGACTCGGCGGGCGCCTACCTGCCGCTGCAGGACCGGATCTTCCCGGGCCGCAACCAGTTCGGCCACTTCTTCTACAACATGTGCCGCATGTCGGCCAAGGGGCTCAAGCAGTACACGCTGAGCACGGGCGGCAACACGGCGGGCGGGGCCTACATCGTCTACCTCGCCTGCGAGTCCATCATGATCGACAAGATGTCCTACTCCTTCCTGGGCGGTCCCCCCATGGTGAAATCCGCCATCGGCGAGACGGTGAGCATGGAGGACCTCGGGGGCGCGCGGGTCCACACCCACATCTCCGGCGGGGCCGACCACTTCGTGCGCTCCCAGGACGAGGGCATCGAGAAGCTCCGGGAGCTCCTGGCCTTCGACCCGAAGCAGACCCTGCACTGCGAGCGCCGCAAGACCGTCGAGCCGCGGGTGCCCGCCGATCACCTCTACTCGGTCCTGCCGAAGGAGGTGTCCCGGGGCATCAACGTCCGCGAGGTCATCGCCTGCATCGCCGACGACAGCTACTTCAGCGAGTACAAGCGGCATTACAGCATCGGCCGGGGTGACAATGTCGTCTGCGGGAAGATCCACCTCAAGGGGATCCCCGTGGGGGTCATCGCCAGCAACAACAACGGCGTCATCTTCGTCGACTCGGCCCGCAAGGCCATCGAGTGGGTCATCCGCTGCTCCACGATGAAGATCCCCCTGCTCTACATCCAGAACTCGCCGGGCTACATGGTGGGGACGGCCGAGGAGTACGCCGGCATCGGCAAGTACGGCTCCGGCATGGTCCGGGCCGTGGCCTGCACGGAGGTGCCGCGGATCCAGTGGGTCATCGGGCCCGACCACGGCGCGGCCAACTTCGGCATGAGCGGCCGCACCTTCGACCCGCTCTTCATCTTCGCCACCATGCGCGCGCGGACCTCCGTCATGTCCGGCGAGACGGCGGGCTTCATCCTCACGAGCCTCGAGCGCGCTAACCGCAAGAAGCGCGGCCAGGAGATGGACGAGGAGGCGGCCAGGAAGTTCCAGCAGGGGATGATCGACAAGTACAACCGCGAGGCGCACCCCTTCTACATGGAGGCGCGGCTCTTCAACGACGGGACGCTGCCGCTCAAGGACTGCCGCGACGCCCTGGCCCTGGGGTTCGAGGTGGCGATGCTGCAGCCCATCAAGGAGTCCAACTTCGGGAACTTCAAGTTCTGA
- a CDS encoding DUF3141 domain-containing protein: MLTWNPFNPTVAAPKWLFDAWEYTLDTAQRQILFWDVLRKRGNNYIEHLRNGQPPVLTFHYEMILDGRTFEKPVNFALVRIVDRRSENRGCPEGAERRKGDRRKAPETPKRPIVIIDPRAGHGPGIGGSKRDSEIGMALDHGHPVYFILFYTEPMPGQTLKHVVEAEERFIEEVCRRHPEAGNPAIMGNCQAGWASALLCADRPDIAGPLILNGAPMSYWAGVSGVNPMRYKGGMLGGVWLTSLLCDLGNGKFDGANLVWNFESLNPANTYWTKNYKVYSEIDTEEQRFLNFEKWWGGFYMMNAEEIHFIVSNLFVGNKLEQGKLELHEGEPLSLKNIQSPILVFASKGDNITPPQQALSWIPRVYRSIDEIRGLGQVIVYIIHEDIGHLGIFVAASVAKKEHKEIIRSSEMIDFLPPGLYEMVIEGDVAKGDFTTRFEERTLEDITALGDPPETEEDFSIVAQVSEFNDRMYRTFLSPWVKACTTELSAEMMRWLHPLRVQRYAISDMNPALRHLGAAAAQVRAFRRPAREGNAFSAMEKTLSSFIEDWLDFYRDCRDRGQEALFRAVYGHEALQYSSIAAGTLEALTREKEAEMSWEGYESWLRQRWIDGAAKGGLAEGLVRAMIAMARAGGVIGRRHYAVAEEIAKTHKVLRKIRPSDFRRMVKEQYCILAADEDRALGALSGLIPGEHDRDEALALARRIALADGSYREPEKAMLARIARGLGIGHEEPAENKLLKFRSGERM, translated from the coding sequence ATGCTGACCTGGAACCCGTTCAACCCGACCGTTGCGGCGCCGAAGTGGCTCTTCGACGCCTGGGAATACACCCTTGACACGGCGCAGCGCCAGATCCTCTTCTGGGACGTCCTGCGCAAGCGCGGCAACAACTACATCGAGCACCTGCGCAACGGCCAGCCGCCGGTGCTCACCTTCCACTACGAGATGATCCTCGACGGCCGCACGTTCGAGAAGCCCGTGAACTTCGCCCTCGTCCGCATCGTGGACCGCCGCAGCGAGAACAGGGGCTGCCCGGAAGGGGCCGAGCGCCGGAAGGGCGACCGCCGCAAGGCGCCCGAGACGCCCAAGCGGCCCATCGTGATCATCGACCCCCGGGCGGGCCACGGCCCCGGCATCGGGGGCTCGAAGCGCGACTCCGAGATCGGCATGGCCCTCGACCACGGCCACCCGGTCTACTTCATCCTGTTCTACACGGAGCCGATGCCCGGCCAGACGCTCAAGCACGTGGTCGAGGCCGAGGAGCGCTTCATCGAGGAGGTCTGCCGCAGGCACCCCGAGGCGGGCAACCCCGCCATCATGGGCAACTGCCAGGCGGGCTGGGCCTCGGCCCTGCTGTGCGCCGACCGGCCCGACATCGCGGGGCCGCTCATCCTCAACGGGGCCCCCATGTCCTACTGGGCGGGTGTTTCGGGCGTCAACCCCATGCGCTACAAGGGGGGCATGCTGGGCGGCGTGTGGCTCACCTCGCTGCTGTGCGACCTGGGCAACGGCAAGTTCGACGGGGCGAACCTCGTCTGGAACTTCGAGTCGCTCAACCCGGCCAACACGTACTGGACGAAGAACTATAAGGTCTACTCCGAGATCGACACGGAGGAGCAGCGCTTCCTGAATTTCGAGAAGTGGTGGGGCGGCTTCTACATGATGAACGCCGAGGAGATCCACTTCATCGTGAGCAACCTCTTCGTGGGCAACAAGCTCGAGCAGGGCAAGCTCGAGCTCCACGAGGGCGAGCCCCTGAGCCTCAAGAACATCCAGAGCCCCATCCTGGTCTTCGCCTCGAAGGGCGACAACATCACCCCGCCGCAGCAGGCCCTCTCGTGGATCCCGCGGGTGTACCGCTCTATCGACGAGATCCGGGGGCTCGGCCAGGTGATCGTCTACATCATCCACGAGGACATCGGCCACCTGGGCATCTTCGTCGCGGCCAGCGTGGCGAAGAAGGAGCACAAGGAGATCATCCGCAGCTCCGAGATGATCGACTTCCTCCCGCCGGGGCTCTACGAGATGGTCATCGAGGGGGACGTCGCGAAGGGCGACTTCACGACGCGCTTCGAGGAGCGGACCCTGGAGGACATCACCGCCCTCGGCGATCCCCCGGAGACGGAGGAGGACTTCAGCATCGTGGCGCAGGTCTCGGAATTCAACGACCGGATGTACAGGACCTTCCTGAGCCCCTGGGTGAAGGCCTGCACGACGGAGCTCTCGGCGGAGATGATGCGCTGGCTCCACCCCCTGCGGGTGCAGCGCTACGCGATCTCGGACATGAACCCGGCGCTGCGCCACCTCGGCGCGGCGGCGGCGCAGGTCCGCGCCTTCCGCCGGCCGGCGCGGGAGGGCAACGCCTTCTCGGCCATGGAGAAGACGCTTTCATCCTTCATCGAGGACTGGCTCGACTTCTACCGCGACTGCCGCGACCGCGGCCAGGAGGCCTTGTTCCGCGCGGTCTACGGCCACGAGGCCCTTCAGTACTCCTCGATCGCCGCGGGCACGCTCGAGGCCCTCACCCGCGAGAAAGAGGCCGAGATGTCCTGGGAGGGCTATGAGTCCTGGCTGCGGCAGAGATGGATCGACGGCGCAGCAAAGGGAGGCCTCGCCGAGGGCCTCGTCCGGGCCATGATTGCCATGGCGCGGGCGGGCGGCGTCATCGGCCGCCGGCACTACGCCGTCGCCGAGGAGATCGCCAAGACCCACAAGGTCCTCCGGAAGATCCGGCCGTCCGACTTCCGCCGCATGGTGAAGGAGCAGTACTGCATCCTGGCGGCCGACGAGGACCGGGCGCTCGGGGCCCTCTCCGGGCTCATCCCCGGCGAGCACGACCGCGACGAGGCCCTGGCCCTGGCCCGGCGCATCGCCCTGGCCGACGGCTCGTACCGGGAGCCGGAGAAGGCCATGCTCGCGAGGATCGCCCGCGGCCTCGGGATCGGTCACGAGGAGCCGGCGGAGAATAAACTCTTGAAATTCCGGAGCGGGGAACGTATGTAG